The window GGCGTCCCGGAACAGTTCGTCGTCCACGTCCGGAACCGCGCCGTAGCGGCCCGTGAGGTAGCGCCGGGCGCGGTTGTCGTCCCCCCGGGGCTTGAAGTCGCTGAGCGGATAGAGCGAGGTCCGTCCACGGTCGTCCTTGTCCACGAACCAGATGTGGTCGCGTTTGAGGACCTCCTCACCGCGTACGCGTCCGAGCAGGGCCGCGTCGTGGCTGGTGAAGATCAGTTGGGCGCCCTTGGGGTTGTGTTCTTCATCCTGGAAGAGGGAGATGACCTTGGCGGAGAGGTAGGGGTGGAGGCTGGCGTCGATCTCGTCGACCACGAGGACACCGCCTGCTTCCAGGGCGCGTTGGGCGTCGAAGCCGATCGTGGTGAACGCTCGGGTGCCCAGTGACTCCTCCTCCCACAGGAGCGGGGTCGCGGACTCGTCTCCTCGGTGGTGGAAGAGGAGCGTGGTGCGTTCGCGGATCAGGTCTGCGAGGAGCGCCACATAGGACGACTTACCGCTGCCCGTCGCGAGGTGGACGACACCGGATCCGCGGTCGTCCCGCCGCTCCTGTGAGGACTGCTTCCTAGCCCACAGACGGGGCCATTCCCCTGCGGCCAGCACTGCTTTGGAGGTTGCCGTCCCGGGCCCGGAACCGGAACCCTGCTCATGCAGTTCCACGGCCTCGATGCCGGTGTCAGCGGACTTCAGCAGGCGACCGAGAGCGGTCATGCGCTCCTCGGAGGCCGCTCCTCCACGCAACCAGGCCGGGTGGTCCGGGCTGCGTTCAGTGGCGGACACCAGGCCCTCGGAGAACCAGCGGTAGACCGGTTCCACCTCCGCGTTCGAGGCGCGGGCGGCGACGGTGAGGAAGAGGACGTTCCGACCGGTGATCTCCTTGACCTGGCGCAGTTTCCCCGAGGTCTGG is drawn from Nocardiopsis dassonvillei subsp. dassonvillei DSM 43111 and contains these coding sequences:
- a CDS encoding AAA family ATPase, producing the protein MLLGFRVENHKSIREEQQLLLTPVYDDARPQEAGWEATTVAGVFGANASGKSNLLDALSFMRDTVRWSMSHNEPGSGIQRHPFKLSADAREEPSTFVVDLVIDGVRHTYGFGVDDERVVEEWLYSYPRQRRRVVFEREGEEFSFGDQTSGKLRQVKEITGRNVLFLTVAARASNAEVEPVYRWFSEGLVSATERSPDHPAWLRGGAASEERMTALGRLLKSADTGIEAVELHEQGSGSGPGTATSKAVLAAGEWPRLWARKQSSQERRDDRGSGVVHLATGSGKSSYVALLADLIRERTTLLFHHRGDESATPLLWEEESLGTRAFTTIGFDAQRALEAGGVLVVDEIDASLHPYLSAKVISLFQDEEHNPKGAQLIFTSHDAALLGRVRGEEVLKRDHIWFVDKDDRGRTSLYPLSDFKPRGDDNRARRYLTGRYGAVPDVDDELFRDALHRREQSRESEEAAP